In Equus caballus isolate H_3958 breed thoroughbred chromosome 7, TB-T2T, whole genome shotgun sequence, one DNA window encodes the following:
- the TMPRSS5 gene encoding transmembrane protease serine 5 isoform X5, giving the protein MLDGQAPMEAQYAEEGPGPGIFRSVLGDPLRRPEAQQQPISPSRRWCSRRRGCAVLGALGLLAGASVGSWLLVLYLWPAASQPVPRNSQDEEMTLNCSEASGGEEALLPSIPKAVSFRINKEDFLLQVQVRARPDWLLVCHEGWSSALGVRICRSLGHLRDNCTSGQIVSLKCSECGARPLASRIVGGQAVAPGRWPWHASVALGSRHTCGGSVLAPHWVVTAAHCMHSFRLSRLSSWRVRVGLVSHSMVRTHQGAVVERIIPHPLYSAQNHDYDVALLRLRTPLDFSDTVGAVCLPAEEQDFPRGSQCWVSGWGHTDPSHALLCVPPSLCLLPAAHSSDTLQDMVVPLLSTQLCNSSCVYSGALTPRMLCAGYLDGRADACQGDSGGPLVCQDGGTWRLVGVVSWGHGCAEPNHPGVYAKVAELLDWIQDTAWPRTPSPRPVVSSNSLCSSLMFPGVSDRSTRWRRSSGS; this is encoded by the exons ATGCTGGACGGCCAAGCCCCCATGGAGGCTCAGTATGCAGAGGAGGGCCCAGGGCCCGGGATCTTCAGATCTGTGCTGGGAGACCCACTACGGAGACCGGAGGCCCAGCAGCAACCCA TCTCTCCGTCAAGACGCTGGTGCTCCAGGCGGCGTGGCTGTGCAGTgctgggagccctggggctgCTGGCTGGGGCGAGTGTCGGCTCATGGCTTCTAG TGCTGTATCTGTGGCCAGCTGCCTCTCAGCCTGTTCCGCGGAACTCGCAGGATGAGGAGATGACTTTGAACTGCTCAGAGGCCAGCGGTGGCGAGGAAGCCCTCCTCCCCTCAATTCCCAAAGCAG TATCTTTCAGAATAAACAAGGAGGACTTCTTGCTGCAAGTACAGGTGAGGGCCCGGCCAGACTGGCTCCTGGTCTGCCATGAGGGCTGGAGCTCTGCCCTGGGGGTGCGGATCTGCCGCAGCCTGGGGCACCTCAG GGACAACTGCACTTCTGGCCAAATCGTTTCCCTCAAATGCTCTG AGTGTGGGGCAAGGCCCCTGGCTTCCCGGATAGTCGGGGGGCAGGCCGTGGCTCCTGGGCGCTGGCCATGGCATGCCAGCGTGGCCCTGGGCTCCCGGCACACGTGCGGGGGCTCCGTGCTGGCGCCACACTGGGTGGTGACCGCTGCGCACTGCATGCACAG TTTCAGGCTGTCCCGCCTGTCCAGCTGGCGGGTCCGTGTGGGATTGGTCAGCCACAGCATGGTCAGGACACACCAGGGGGCTGTGGTGGAGAGGATCATCCCCCACCCACTCTACAGCGCCCAGAATCACGACTATGACGTCGCCCTCCTGCGGCTCCGGACCCCACTCGATTTCTCAG ACACCGTGGGCGCTGTGTGCCTGCCGGCCGAGGAGCAAGATTTTCCCAGGGGCTCGCAGTGCTGGGTGTCTGGCTGGGGCCACACTGACCCCAGCCATG CCCTGCTCTGTGTCCCTCCATCTCTGTGTCTGCTTCCTGCAGCCCACAGCTCAGACACACTGCAGGACATGGTGGTGCCCCTGCTCAGCACCCAGCTCTGCAACAGCTCTTGCGTGTACAGCGGGGCCCTCACCCCCCGCATGCTGTGTGCCGGCTACCTGGACGGGAGGGCCGATGCATGCCAG GGGGATAGCGGGGGTCCCCTGGTGTGCCAGGATGGGGGCACATGGCGCCTGGTGGGGGTGGTCAGCTGGGGCCATGGCTGCGCAGAGCCCAATCACCCCGGTGTCTATGCCAAGGTCGCTGAGCTCCTGGACTGGATCCAGGACACAGCATGG CCCAGGACTCCCTCTCCGAGGCCTGTTGTTTCCTCCAACTCGCTGTGTAGCAGCCTCATGTTTCCTGGGGTCTCTGACAGGTCCACTAGATGGAGGAGAAGCAGCGGCTCCTGA
- the TMPRSS5 gene encoding transmembrane protease serine 5 isoform X1, translating to MLDGQAPMEAQYAEEGPGPGIFRSVLGDPLRRPEAQQQPISPSRRWCSRRRGCAVLGALGLLAGASVGSWLLVLYLWPAASQPVPRNSQDEEMTLNCSEASGGEEALLPSIPKAVSFRINKEDFLLQVQVRARPDWLLVCHEGWSSALGVRICRSLGHLRLTHHKGVNLSDLKLNSSQEFAQLPPRLGGLLEEVWQPRDNCTSGQIVSLKCSECGARPLASRIVGGQAVAPGRWPWHASVALGSRHTCGGSVLAPHWVVTAAHCMHSFRLSRLSSWRVRVGLVSHSMVRTHQGAVVERIIPHPLYSAQNHDYDVALLRLRTPLDFSDTVGAVCLPAEEQDFPRGSQCWVSGWGHTDPSHALLCVPPSLCLLPAAHSSDTLQDMVVPLLSTQLCNSSCVYSGALTPRMLCAGYLDGRADACQGDSGGPLVCQDGGTWRLVGVVSWGHGCAEPNHPGVYAKVAELLDWIQDTAWPRTPSPRPVVSSNSLCSSLMFPGVSDRSTRWRRSSGS from the exons ATGCTGGACGGCCAAGCCCCCATGGAGGCTCAGTATGCAGAGGAGGGCCCAGGGCCCGGGATCTTCAGATCTGTGCTGGGAGACCCACTACGGAGACCGGAGGCCCAGCAGCAACCCA TCTCTCCGTCAAGACGCTGGTGCTCCAGGCGGCGTGGCTGTGCAGTgctgggagccctggggctgCTGGCTGGGGCGAGTGTCGGCTCATGGCTTCTAG TGCTGTATCTGTGGCCAGCTGCCTCTCAGCCTGTTCCGCGGAACTCGCAGGATGAGGAGATGACTTTGAACTGCTCAGAGGCCAGCGGTGGCGAGGAAGCCCTCCTCCCCTCAATTCCCAAAGCAG TATCTTTCAGAATAAACAAGGAGGACTTCTTGCTGCAAGTACAGGTGAGGGCCCGGCCAGACTGGCTCCTGGTCTGCCATGAGGGCTGGAGCTCTGCCCTGGGGGTGCGGATCTGCCGCAGCCTGGGGCACCTCAG ACTCACTCACCACAAGGGAGTGAACCTGTCTGACCTCAAGCTCAACAGCTCCCAGGAGTTTGCTCAGCTCCCTCCTAGACTgggaggcctcctggaggaggtgtggCAGCCCAG GGACAACTGCACTTCTGGCCAAATCGTTTCCCTCAAATGCTCTG AGTGTGGGGCAAGGCCCCTGGCTTCCCGGATAGTCGGGGGGCAGGCCGTGGCTCCTGGGCGCTGGCCATGGCATGCCAGCGTGGCCCTGGGCTCCCGGCACACGTGCGGGGGCTCCGTGCTGGCGCCACACTGGGTGGTGACCGCTGCGCACTGCATGCACAG TTTCAGGCTGTCCCGCCTGTCCAGCTGGCGGGTCCGTGTGGGATTGGTCAGCCACAGCATGGTCAGGACACACCAGGGGGCTGTGGTGGAGAGGATCATCCCCCACCCACTCTACAGCGCCCAGAATCACGACTATGACGTCGCCCTCCTGCGGCTCCGGACCCCACTCGATTTCTCAG ACACCGTGGGCGCTGTGTGCCTGCCGGCCGAGGAGCAAGATTTTCCCAGGGGCTCGCAGTGCTGGGTGTCTGGCTGGGGCCACACTGACCCCAGCCATG CCCTGCTCTGTGTCCCTCCATCTCTGTGTCTGCTTCCTGCAGCCCACAGCTCAGACACACTGCAGGACATGGTGGTGCCCCTGCTCAGCACCCAGCTCTGCAACAGCTCTTGCGTGTACAGCGGGGCCCTCACCCCCCGCATGCTGTGTGCCGGCTACCTGGACGGGAGGGCCGATGCATGCCAG GGGGATAGCGGGGGTCCCCTGGTGTGCCAGGATGGGGGCACATGGCGCCTGGTGGGGGTGGTCAGCTGGGGCCATGGCTGCGCAGAGCCCAATCACCCCGGTGTCTATGCCAAGGTCGCTGAGCTCCTGGACTGGATCCAGGACACAGCATGG CCCAGGACTCCCTCTCCGAGGCCTGTTGTTTCCTCCAACTCGCTGTGTAGCAGCCTCATGTTTCCTGGGGTCTCTGACAGGTCCACTAGATGGAGGAGAAGCAGCGGCTCCTGA
- the TMPRSS5 gene encoding transmembrane protease serine 5 isoform X7, producing MLDGQAPMEAQYAEEGPGPGIFRSVLGDPLRRPEAQQQPISPSRRWCSRRRGCAVLGALGLLAGASVGSWLLVLYLWPAASQPVPRNSQDEEMTLNCSEASGGEEALLPSIPKAVSFRINKEDFLLQVQVRARPDWLLVCHEGWSSALGVRICRSLGHLRDNCTSGQIVSLKCSECGARPLASRIVGGQAVAPGRWPWHASVALGSRHTCGGSVLAPHWVVTAAHCMHSFRLSRLSSWRVRVGLVSHSMVRTHQGAVVERIIPHPLYSAQNHDYDVALLRLRTPLDFSDTVGAVCLPAEEQDFPRGSQCWVSGWGHTDPSHAHSSDTLQDMVVPLLSTQLCNSSCVYSGALTPRMLCAGYLDGRADACQGDSGGPLVCQDGGTWRLVGVVSWGHGCAEPNHPGVYAKVAELLDWIQDTAWPRTPSPRPVVSSNSLCSSLMFPGVSDRSTRWRRSSGS from the exons ATGCTGGACGGCCAAGCCCCCATGGAGGCTCAGTATGCAGAGGAGGGCCCAGGGCCCGGGATCTTCAGATCTGTGCTGGGAGACCCACTACGGAGACCGGAGGCCCAGCAGCAACCCA TCTCTCCGTCAAGACGCTGGTGCTCCAGGCGGCGTGGCTGTGCAGTgctgggagccctggggctgCTGGCTGGGGCGAGTGTCGGCTCATGGCTTCTAG TGCTGTATCTGTGGCCAGCTGCCTCTCAGCCTGTTCCGCGGAACTCGCAGGATGAGGAGATGACTTTGAACTGCTCAGAGGCCAGCGGTGGCGAGGAAGCCCTCCTCCCCTCAATTCCCAAAGCAG TATCTTTCAGAATAAACAAGGAGGACTTCTTGCTGCAAGTACAGGTGAGGGCCCGGCCAGACTGGCTCCTGGTCTGCCATGAGGGCTGGAGCTCTGCCCTGGGGGTGCGGATCTGCCGCAGCCTGGGGCACCTCAG GGACAACTGCACTTCTGGCCAAATCGTTTCCCTCAAATGCTCTG AGTGTGGGGCAAGGCCCCTGGCTTCCCGGATAGTCGGGGGGCAGGCCGTGGCTCCTGGGCGCTGGCCATGGCATGCCAGCGTGGCCCTGGGCTCCCGGCACACGTGCGGGGGCTCCGTGCTGGCGCCACACTGGGTGGTGACCGCTGCGCACTGCATGCACAG TTTCAGGCTGTCCCGCCTGTCCAGCTGGCGGGTCCGTGTGGGATTGGTCAGCCACAGCATGGTCAGGACACACCAGGGGGCTGTGGTGGAGAGGATCATCCCCCACCCACTCTACAGCGCCCAGAATCACGACTATGACGTCGCCCTCCTGCGGCTCCGGACCCCACTCGATTTCTCAG ACACCGTGGGCGCTGTGTGCCTGCCGGCCGAGGAGCAAGATTTTCCCAGGGGCTCGCAGTGCTGGGTGTCTGGCTGGGGCCACACTGACCCCAGCCATG CCCACAGCTCAGACACACTGCAGGACATGGTGGTGCCCCTGCTCAGCACCCAGCTCTGCAACAGCTCTTGCGTGTACAGCGGGGCCCTCACCCCCCGCATGCTGTGTGCCGGCTACCTGGACGGGAGGGCCGATGCATGCCAG GGGGATAGCGGGGGTCCCCTGGTGTGCCAGGATGGGGGCACATGGCGCCTGGTGGGGGTGGTCAGCTGGGGCCATGGCTGCGCAGAGCCCAATCACCCCGGTGTCTATGCCAAGGTCGCTGAGCTCCTGGACTGGATCCAGGACACAGCATGG CCCAGGACTCCCTCTCCGAGGCCTGTTGTTTCCTCCAACTCGCTGTGTAGCAGCCTCATGTTTCCTGGGGTCTCTGACAGGTCCACTAGATGGAGGAGAAGCAGCGGCTCCTGA
- the TMPRSS5 gene encoding transmembrane protease serine 5 isoform X2, whose protein sequence is MLDGQAPMEAQYAEEGPGPGIFRSVLGDPLRRPEAQQQPISPSRRWCSRRRGCAVLGALGLLAGASVGSWLLVLYLWPAASQPVPRNSQDEEMTLNCSEASGGEEALLPSIPKAVSFRINKEDFLLQVQVRARPDWLLVCHEGWSSALGVRICRSLGHLRLTHHKGVNLSDLKLNSSQEFAQLPPRLGGLLEEVWQPRDNCTSGQIVSLKCSECGARPLASRIVGGQAVAPGRWPWHASVALGSRHTCGGSVLAPHWVVTAAHCMHSFRLSRLSSWRVRVGLVSHSMVRTHQGAVVERIIPHPLYSAQNHDYDVALLRLRTPLDFSDTVGAVCLPAEEQDFPRGSQCWVSGWGHTDPSHAHSSDTLQDMVVPLLSTQLCNSSCVYSGALTPRMLCAGYLDGRADACQGDSGGPLVCQDGGTWRLVGVVSWGHGCAEPNHPGVYAKVAELLDWIQDTAWPRTPSPRPVVSSNSLCSSLMFPGVSDRSTRWRRSSGS, encoded by the exons ATGCTGGACGGCCAAGCCCCCATGGAGGCTCAGTATGCAGAGGAGGGCCCAGGGCCCGGGATCTTCAGATCTGTGCTGGGAGACCCACTACGGAGACCGGAGGCCCAGCAGCAACCCA TCTCTCCGTCAAGACGCTGGTGCTCCAGGCGGCGTGGCTGTGCAGTgctgggagccctggggctgCTGGCTGGGGCGAGTGTCGGCTCATGGCTTCTAG TGCTGTATCTGTGGCCAGCTGCCTCTCAGCCTGTTCCGCGGAACTCGCAGGATGAGGAGATGACTTTGAACTGCTCAGAGGCCAGCGGTGGCGAGGAAGCCCTCCTCCCCTCAATTCCCAAAGCAG TATCTTTCAGAATAAACAAGGAGGACTTCTTGCTGCAAGTACAGGTGAGGGCCCGGCCAGACTGGCTCCTGGTCTGCCATGAGGGCTGGAGCTCTGCCCTGGGGGTGCGGATCTGCCGCAGCCTGGGGCACCTCAG ACTCACTCACCACAAGGGAGTGAACCTGTCTGACCTCAAGCTCAACAGCTCCCAGGAGTTTGCTCAGCTCCCTCCTAGACTgggaggcctcctggaggaggtgtggCAGCCCAG GGACAACTGCACTTCTGGCCAAATCGTTTCCCTCAAATGCTCTG AGTGTGGGGCAAGGCCCCTGGCTTCCCGGATAGTCGGGGGGCAGGCCGTGGCTCCTGGGCGCTGGCCATGGCATGCCAGCGTGGCCCTGGGCTCCCGGCACACGTGCGGGGGCTCCGTGCTGGCGCCACACTGGGTGGTGACCGCTGCGCACTGCATGCACAG TTTCAGGCTGTCCCGCCTGTCCAGCTGGCGGGTCCGTGTGGGATTGGTCAGCCACAGCATGGTCAGGACACACCAGGGGGCTGTGGTGGAGAGGATCATCCCCCACCCACTCTACAGCGCCCAGAATCACGACTATGACGTCGCCCTCCTGCGGCTCCGGACCCCACTCGATTTCTCAG ACACCGTGGGCGCTGTGTGCCTGCCGGCCGAGGAGCAAGATTTTCCCAGGGGCTCGCAGTGCTGGGTGTCTGGCTGGGGCCACACTGACCCCAGCCATG CCCACAGCTCAGACACACTGCAGGACATGGTGGTGCCCCTGCTCAGCACCCAGCTCTGCAACAGCTCTTGCGTGTACAGCGGGGCCCTCACCCCCCGCATGCTGTGTGCCGGCTACCTGGACGGGAGGGCCGATGCATGCCAG GGGGATAGCGGGGGTCCCCTGGTGTGCCAGGATGGGGGCACATGGCGCCTGGTGGGGGTGGTCAGCTGGGGCCATGGCTGCGCAGAGCCCAATCACCCCGGTGTCTATGCCAAGGTCGCTGAGCTCCTGGACTGGATCCAGGACACAGCATGG CCCAGGACTCCCTCTCCGAGGCCTGTTGTTTCCTCCAACTCGCTGTGTAGCAGCCTCATGTTTCCTGGGGTCTCTGACAGGTCCACTAGATGGAGGAGAAGCAGCGGCTCCTGA
- the TMPRSS5 gene encoding transmembrane protease serine 5 isoform X8 → MLIQEQEQNPVQQTLRLYVGATDPHVSFRINKEDFLLQVQVRARPDWLLVCHEGWSSALGVRICRSLGHLRLTHHKGVNLSDLKLNSSQEFAQLPPRLGGLLEEVWQPRDNCTSGQIVSLKCSECGARPLASRIVGGQAVAPGRWPWHASVALGSRHTCGGSVLAPHWVVTAAHCMHSFRLSRLSSWRVRVGLVSHSMVRTHQGAVVERIIPHPLYSAQNHDYDVALLRLRTPLDFSDTVGAVCLPAEEQDFPRGSQCWVSGWGHTDPSHALLCVPPSLCLLPAAHSSDTLQDMVVPLLSTQLCNSSCVYSGALTPRMLCAGYLDGRADACQGDSGGPLVCQDGGTWRLVGVVSWGHGCAEPNHPGVYAKVAELLDWIQDTAWPRTPSPRPVVSSNSLCSSLMFPGVSDRSTRWRRSSGS, encoded by the exons ATGCTGATCCAAGAACAGGAGCAGAACCCTGTCCAGCAAACCCTAAGGCTTTACGTCGGTGCCACTGATCCACACG TATCTTTCAGAATAAACAAGGAGGACTTCTTGCTGCAAGTACAGGTGAGGGCCCGGCCAGACTGGCTCCTGGTCTGCCATGAGGGCTGGAGCTCTGCCCTGGGGGTGCGGATCTGCCGCAGCCTGGGGCACCTCAG ACTCACTCACCACAAGGGAGTGAACCTGTCTGACCTCAAGCTCAACAGCTCCCAGGAGTTTGCTCAGCTCCCTCCTAGACTgggaggcctcctggaggaggtgtggCAGCCCAG GGACAACTGCACTTCTGGCCAAATCGTTTCCCTCAAATGCTCTG AGTGTGGGGCAAGGCCCCTGGCTTCCCGGATAGTCGGGGGGCAGGCCGTGGCTCCTGGGCGCTGGCCATGGCATGCCAGCGTGGCCCTGGGCTCCCGGCACACGTGCGGGGGCTCCGTGCTGGCGCCACACTGGGTGGTGACCGCTGCGCACTGCATGCACAG TTTCAGGCTGTCCCGCCTGTCCAGCTGGCGGGTCCGTGTGGGATTGGTCAGCCACAGCATGGTCAGGACACACCAGGGGGCTGTGGTGGAGAGGATCATCCCCCACCCACTCTACAGCGCCCAGAATCACGACTATGACGTCGCCCTCCTGCGGCTCCGGACCCCACTCGATTTCTCAG ACACCGTGGGCGCTGTGTGCCTGCCGGCCGAGGAGCAAGATTTTCCCAGGGGCTCGCAGTGCTGGGTGTCTGGCTGGGGCCACACTGACCCCAGCCATG CCCTGCTCTGTGTCCCTCCATCTCTGTGTCTGCTTCCTGCAGCCCACAGCTCAGACACACTGCAGGACATGGTGGTGCCCCTGCTCAGCACCCAGCTCTGCAACAGCTCTTGCGTGTACAGCGGGGCCCTCACCCCCCGCATGCTGTGTGCCGGCTACCTGGACGGGAGGGCCGATGCATGCCAG GGGGATAGCGGGGGTCCCCTGGTGTGCCAGGATGGGGGCACATGGCGCCTGGTGGGGGTGGTCAGCTGGGGCCATGGCTGCGCAGAGCCCAATCACCCCGGTGTCTATGCCAAGGTCGCTGAGCTCCTGGACTGGATCCAGGACACAGCATGG CCCAGGACTCCCTCTCCGAGGCCTGTTGTTTCCTCCAACTCGCTGTGTAGCAGCCTCATGTTTCCTGGGGTCTCTGACAGGTCCACTAGATGGAGGAGAAGCAGCGGCTCCTGA
- the TMPRSS5 gene encoding transmembrane protease serine 5 isoform X9 — MTLNCSEASGGEEALLPSIPKAVSFRINKEDFLLQVQVRARPDWLLVCHEGWSSALGVRICRSLGHLRLTHHKGVNLSDLKLNSSQEFAQLPPRLGGLLEEVWQPRDNCTSGQIVSLKCSECGARPLASRIVGGQAVAPGRWPWHASVALGSRHTCGGSVLAPHWVVTAAHCMHSFRLSRLSSWRVRVGLVSHSMVRTHQGAVVERIIPHPLYSAQNHDYDVALLRLRTPLDFSDTVGAVCLPAEEQDFPRGSQCWVSGWGHTDPSHALLCVPPSLCLLPAAHSSDTLQDMVVPLLSTQLCNSSCVYSGALTPRMLCAGYLDGRADACQGDSGGPLVCQDGGTWRLVGVVSWGHGCAEPNHPGVYAKVAELLDWIQDTAWPRTPSPRPVVSSNSLCSSLMFPGVSDRSTRWRRSSGS, encoded by the exons ATGACTTTGAACTGCTCAGAGGCCAGCGGTGGCGAGGAAGCCCTCCTCCCCTCAATTCCCAAAGCAG TATCTTTCAGAATAAACAAGGAGGACTTCTTGCTGCAAGTACAGGTGAGGGCCCGGCCAGACTGGCTCCTGGTCTGCCATGAGGGCTGGAGCTCTGCCCTGGGGGTGCGGATCTGCCGCAGCCTGGGGCACCTCAG ACTCACTCACCACAAGGGAGTGAACCTGTCTGACCTCAAGCTCAACAGCTCCCAGGAGTTTGCTCAGCTCCCTCCTAGACTgggaggcctcctggaggaggtgtggCAGCCCAG GGACAACTGCACTTCTGGCCAAATCGTTTCCCTCAAATGCTCTG AGTGTGGGGCAAGGCCCCTGGCTTCCCGGATAGTCGGGGGGCAGGCCGTGGCTCCTGGGCGCTGGCCATGGCATGCCAGCGTGGCCCTGGGCTCCCGGCACACGTGCGGGGGCTCCGTGCTGGCGCCACACTGGGTGGTGACCGCTGCGCACTGCATGCACAG TTTCAGGCTGTCCCGCCTGTCCAGCTGGCGGGTCCGTGTGGGATTGGTCAGCCACAGCATGGTCAGGACACACCAGGGGGCTGTGGTGGAGAGGATCATCCCCCACCCACTCTACAGCGCCCAGAATCACGACTATGACGTCGCCCTCCTGCGGCTCCGGACCCCACTCGATTTCTCAG ACACCGTGGGCGCTGTGTGCCTGCCGGCCGAGGAGCAAGATTTTCCCAGGGGCTCGCAGTGCTGGGTGTCTGGCTGGGGCCACACTGACCCCAGCCATG CCCTGCTCTGTGTCCCTCCATCTCTGTGTCTGCTTCCTGCAGCCCACAGCTCAGACACACTGCAGGACATGGTGGTGCCCCTGCTCAGCACCCAGCTCTGCAACAGCTCTTGCGTGTACAGCGGGGCCCTCACCCCCCGCATGCTGTGTGCCGGCTACCTGGACGGGAGGGCCGATGCATGCCAG GGGGATAGCGGGGGTCCCCTGGTGTGCCAGGATGGGGGCACATGGCGCCTGGTGGGGGTGGTCAGCTGGGGCCATGGCTGCGCAGAGCCCAATCACCCCGGTGTCTATGCCAAGGTCGCTGAGCTCCTGGACTGGATCCAGGACACAGCATGG CCCAGGACTCCCTCTCCGAGGCCTGTTGTTTCCTCCAACTCGCTGTGTAGCAGCCTCATGTTTCCTGGGGTCTCTGACAGGTCCACTAGATGGAGGAGAAGCAGCGGCTCCTGA
- the TMPRSS5 gene encoding transmembrane protease serine 5 isoform X6 produces the protein MLDGQAPMEAQYAEEGPGPGIFRSVLGDPLRRPEAQQQPISPSRRWCSRRRGCAVLGALGLLAGASVGSWLLVLYLWPAASQPVPRNSQDEEMTLNCSEASGGEEALLPSIPKAVSFRINKEDFLLQVQVRARPDWLLVCHEGWSSALGVRICRSLGHLRLTHHKGVNLSDLKLNSSQEFAQLPPRLGGLLEEVWQPRDNCTSGQIVSLKCSECGARPLASRIVGGQAVAPGRWPWHASVALGSRHTCGGSVLAPHWVVTAAHCMHSFRLSRLSSWRVRVGLVSHSMVRTHQGAVVERIIPHPLYSAQNHDYDVALLRLRTPLDFSDTVGAVCLPAEEQDFPRGSQCWVSGWGHTDPSHAHSSDTLQDMVVPLLSTQLCNSSCVYSGALTPRMLCAGYLDGRADACQGDSGGPLVCQDGGTWRLVGVVSWGHGCAEPNHPGVYAKVAELLDWIQDTAWVH, from the exons ATGCTGGACGGCCAAGCCCCCATGGAGGCTCAGTATGCAGAGGAGGGCCCAGGGCCCGGGATCTTCAGATCTGTGCTGGGAGACCCACTACGGAGACCGGAGGCCCAGCAGCAACCCA TCTCTCCGTCAAGACGCTGGTGCTCCAGGCGGCGTGGCTGTGCAGTgctgggagccctggggctgCTGGCTGGGGCGAGTGTCGGCTCATGGCTTCTAG TGCTGTATCTGTGGCCAGCTGCCTCTCAGCCTGTTCCGCGGAACTCGCAGGATGAGGAGATGACTTTGAACTGCTCAGAGGCCAGCGGTGGCGAGGAAGCCCTCCTCCCCTCAATTCCCAAAGCAG TATCTTTCAGAATAAACAAGGAGGACTTCTTGCTGCAAGTACAGGTGAGGGCCCGGCCAGACTGGCTCCTGGTCTGCCATGAGGGCTGGAGCTCTGCCCTGGGGGTGCGGATCTGCCGCAGCCTGGGGCACCTCAG ACTCACTCACCACAAGGGAGTGAACCTGTCTGACCTCAAGCTCAACAGCTCCCAGGAGTTTGCTCAGCTCCCTCCTAGACTgggaggcctcctggaggaggtgtggCAGCCCAG GGACAACTGCACTTCTGGCCAAATCGTTTCCCTCAAATGCTCTG AGTGTGGGGCAAGGCCCCTGGCTTCCCGGATAGTCGGGGGGCAGGCCGTGGCTCCTGGGCGCTGGCCATGGCATGCCAGCGTGGCCCTGGGCTCCCGGCACACGTGCGGGGGCTCCGTGCTGGCGCCACACTGGGTGGTGACCGCTGCGCACTGCATGCACAG TTTCAGGCTGTCCCGCCTGTCCAGCTGGCGGGTCCGTGTGGGATTGGTCAGCCACAGCATGGTCAGGACACACCAGGGGGCTGTGGTGGAGAGGATCATCCCCCACCCACTCTACAGCGCCCAGAATCACGACTATGACGTCGCCCTCCTGCGGCTCCGGACCCCACTCGATTTCTCAG ACACCGTGGGCGCTGTGTGCCTGCCGGCCGAGGAGCAAGATTTTCCCAGGGGCTCGCAGTGCTGGGTGTCTGGCTGGGGCCACACTGACCCCAGCCATG CCCACAGCTCAGACACACTGCAGGACATGGTGGTGCCCCTGCTCAGCACCCAGCTCTGCAACAGCTCTTGCGTGTACAGCGGGGCCCTCACCCCCCGCATGCTGTGTGCCGGCTACCTGGACGGGAGGGCCGATGCATGCCAG GGGGATAGCGGGGGTCCCCTGGTGTGCCAGGATGGGGGCACATGGCGCCTGGTGGGGGTGGTCAGCTGGGGCCATGGCTGCGCAGAGCCCAATCACCCCGGTGTCTATGCCAAGGTCGCTGAGCTCCTGGACTGGATCCAGGACACAGCATGG GTCCACTAG